Proteins encoded within one genomic window of Paenarthrobacter sp. JL.01a:
- a CDS encoding FAD-dependent oxidoreductase — translation MASTPRIVIIGAGIVGTNLADELVTRGWNNITVLDQGPLNMPGGSTSHAPGLVFQTNPSKSMALFAKYTVEKLLSLTEDGQSCFNQVGGLEVATTETRLADLKRKLGYAQAWGIDGKILSREECKELYPLINEEDILGGLHVPTDGLALAARAVQLLIKRTEAAGVKYIGNTEVTGIEQSNRRVTGVETADGVIPADIVVSCAGFWGAKVGELIGMSVPLLPLAHQYVKTTPVPAQKGKNELPNGARLPILRHQDQDLYYREHGERYGIGSYAHRPMPVDLDELGTFKPESISEHNMPSRLDFTLEDFLPAWEATKQILPALRESEIEDGFNGIFSFTPDGGSLVGESKEVDGFFVAEAVWVTHSAGIARAVAELLVDGKSKIDLGDCDIHRFEEVQLTPEYVSETSQQNFVEIYDVLHPLQPKLSPRNLRVSPFHARHKQLGGYFLEGAGWERPYWFEANAELLKEMPDEWQPPARDSWSGMFSSPIAAAEAWKTRTAVAMYDMTPLKRLEVSGPGALKLLQELTTGDLAKKPGAVTYTLLLDEAGGIRSDITVARLSEDTFQLGANGNIDTAYFDRAARHQTANGGAEDWVQVRDTTGGTCCIGLWGPLARDLVSTISNDDFTNDGLKYFRSKEVVIGGIPVTAMRLSYVGELGWELYTSADNGQRLWDALWKAGQPFGVIAAGRAAFSSLRLEKGYRSWGTDMTTEHDPYESGLAFAVKMTKENFVGKAALEGRSKETSKRRLRCLTVDDGRSLVLGKEPVFYKDQAVGYVTSAAYGYTVRKPIAYAYLPSAVSLGDSVEIEYFGRRIQATVTEDPLYDPTMSRLRG, via the coding sequence ATGGCATCCACGCCCCGCATTGTCATCATCGGAGCCGGGATCGTCGGCACCAACCTCGCCGACGAACTGGTCACCCGTGGCTGGAACAACATCACCGTCCTGGACCAGGGTCCCCTGAACATGCCTGGTGGTTCCACCTCGCACGCACCCGGACTGGTTTTCCAGACGAACCCCTCCAAGTCCATGGCCCTTTTCGCCAAGTACACGGTGGAGAAGCTCCTGTCCCTGACCGAGGACGGCCAGAGCTGCTTCAACCAGGTGGGCGGCCTTGAAGTCGCAACCACGGAAACCCGCCTGGCAGACCTCAAGCGCAAGCTCGGCTACGCCCAGGCATGGGGCATTGATGGCAAGATCCTCTCCCGGGAAGAGTGCAAGGAGCTCTACCCGCTCATCAACGAGGAAGACATCCTCGGCGGCCTCCACGTACCCACTGACGGACTGGCCCTGGCTGCCCGCGCGGTCCAGCTGCTCATCAAGCGCACTGAAGCTGCCGGAGTGAAGTACATCGGGAACACTGAGGTGACCGGTATCGAGCAGTCCAACCGCCGCGTCACCGGCGTCGAAACTGCCGACGGCGTGATCCCCGCGGACATCGTGGTGTCCTGCGCCGGTTTCTGGGGCGCAAAGGTGGGCGAGCTGATTGGCATGTCCGTTCCCCTGCTCCCGCTGGCGCACCAGTACGTCAAAACCACCCCGGTTCCCGCCCAGAAGGGCAAGAACGAACTGCCCAACGGCGCCCGGCTACCTATCCTGCGCCACCAGGACCAGGACCTTTACTACCGCGAGCACGGCGAGCGCTACGGCATCGGCTCCTACGCCCACCGCCCCATGCCCGTGGACTTGGACGAGCTCGGCACGTTCAAGCCGGAGAGCATCAGCGAACACAACATGCCCTCCCGCCTCGACTTCACTCTGGAGGACTTCCTGCCAGCGTGGGAGGCCACCAAGCAGATCCTCCCGGCACTGCGCGAAAGCGAAATCGAAGACGGCTTCAACGGCATCTTCTCCTTCACCCCGGACGGTGGCTCCCTGGTGGGCGAGTCCAAGGAGGTAGACGGGTTCTTCGTTGCCGAGGCCGTGTGGGTGACCCACTCCGCAGGCATCGCCCGTGCCGTGGCCGAGCTTCTGGTGGACGGCAAGTCCAAGATCGATCTCGGCGACTGCGACATCCACCGCTTCGAAGAGGTCCAGCTGACCCCCGAGTACGTCAGCGAAACTTCCCAGCAGAACTTTGTGGAAATCTACGATGTCCTGCACCCGCTCCAGCCCAAGCTGTCCCCGCGGAACCTTCGCGTCAGCCCGTTCCACGCCCGCCACAAGCAGCTGGGTGGCTACTTCCTTGAAGGTGCCGGTTGGGAGCGTCCGTACTGGTTCGAAGCGAACGCCGAGCTTCTGAAGGAAATGCCGGACGAGTGGCAGCCGCCGGCCCGCGACTCCTGGTCCGGAATGTTCAGCTCCCCCATCGCGGCAGCCGAAGCCTGGAAGACCCGTACGGCAGTGGCCATGTACGACATGACCCCGCTCAAGCGGCTGGAAGTCTCCGGCCCCGGCGCGTTGAAGCTCCTGCAGGAATTGACCACCGGTGATCTCGCCAAGAAGCCCGGCGCTGTCACCTACACCCTGCTCTTGGACGAAGCCGGTGGCATCCGAAGCGACATCACCGTGGCACGCCTGAGCGAGGACACCTTCCAGCTCGGCGCGAACGGCAACATCGACACCGCCTACTTCGACCGGGCTGCCCGCCACCAGACCGCCAACGGCGGCGCCGAGGACTGGGTCCAGGTCCGCGACACCACCGGCGGCACCTGCTGCATCGGCCTCTGGGGTCCCCTGGCCCGCGATCTCGTCAGCACCATCAGCAATGACGATTTCACCAATGACGGCCTCAAGTACTTCCGTTCCAAGGAAGTAGTGATCGGCGGAATTCCGGTCACGGCCATGCGCCTTTCCTACGTGGGCGAACTCGGCTGGGAGCTCTACACGAGCGCCGACAACGGCCAGCGCCTGTGGGATGCACTGTGGAAGGCCGGCCAGCCGTTCGGTGTCATCGCCGCTGGCCGCGCAGCCTTCAGCTCGCTGCGCCTTGAAAAGGGCTACCGCTCCTGGGGCACGGACATGACCACGGAGCACGACCCCTACGAATCCGGCCTTGCTTTCGCGGTGAAGATGACCAAGGAGAACTTCGTTGGGAAGGCAGCGCTGGAGGGCCGCAGCAAGGAAACCTCCAAGCGCCGCCTGCGCTGCTTGACGGTCGACGACGGCAGGAGCCTCGTGCTGGGCAAGGAACCGGTGTTCTACAAGGACCAGGCAGTGGGTTACGTCACCAGCGCGGCCTACGGTTACACGGTCCGCAAGCCCATCGCCTACGCGTACCTGCCCTCGGCTGTCTCACTGGGAGACTCCGTGGAAATCGAGTACTTCGGCCGCCGTATCCAGGCGACCGTCACCGAGGATCCGCTGTACGACCCCACCATGAGCCGCCTCCGGGGCTAG
- the purU gene encoding formyltetrahydrofolate deformylase translates to MTLVASDSHLSTLPAERGQLNGEQAQKFVLTLSCVEQPGIVQAVTTFLFERGFNIEEHQQFDDSLRQTLHLRTAFSGSQSSSPERLEDEFASIAERFDMKFSFHDETKPRVLVMVSKFGHCLNDLIFRWRGGSLGGELVAVVSNHETHRAMAEAAGLPFIHVPVTPDTKAEAEQKLLDLVDEYQADLVVLARYMQVLSDDLCRKLEGRAINIHHSFLPGFKGARPYHQAYDRGVKQVGATAHYVTADLDEGPIIEQEVIRVDHSYGPTALSTVGQDAEALALSRAVRWHCEHRVLLDQTSTVVFR, encoded by the coding sequence ATGACCCTCGTGGCTTCAGACTCACACCTCAGCACTCTTCCAGCTGAACGCGGCCAGCTCAACGGCGAGCAGGCGCAGAAGTTCGTACTCACATTGTCGTGCGTCGAACAGCCGGGCATCGTGCAGGCAGTCACCACCTTCCTCTTCGAACGCGGCTTCAACATCGAAGAACACCAGCAGTTTGACGACAGCCTGCGCCAGACGCTGCACCTGCGCACCGCATTTTCAGGTTCCCAGAGCTCCTCCCCGGAGCGGCTGGAGGACGAGTTCGCTTCGATCGCAGAACGCTTCGACATGAAGTTCAGCTTCCACGACGAGACCAAGCCACGAGTCCTGGTGATGGTCTCCAAGTTCGGGCACTGCCTCAACGACCTCATCTTCCGCTGGCGCGGCGGAAGCCTCGGCGGCGAACTGGTGGCCGTGGTTTCCAACCACGAGACCCACCGCGCCATGGCAGAGGCTGCCGGGCTGCCCTTCATCCACGTTCCGGTCACCCCGGACACCAAGGCCGAGGCAGAGCAGAAGCTCCTGGACCTGGTTGACGAATACCAGGCGGACCTGGTGGTCCTGGCCCGCTACATGCAGGTCCTCTCGGACGACCTCTGCCGCAAGCTCGAAGGCCGCGCCATCAACATCCACCACTCCTTCCTTCCCGGCTTCAAGGGCGCACGCCCCTACCACCAGGCCTATGACCGCGGCGTGAAGCAGGTAGGCGCAACGGCCCACTACGTGACGGCAGACCTGGACGAGGGCCCGATCATCGAGCAGGAAGTCATCCGCGTGGACCACAGCTACGGCCCCACGGCCCTTTCCACCGTCGGCCAGGACGCGGAAGCCCTCGCCCTGTCCCGAGCCGTCCGCTGGCACTGCGAACACCGCGTCCTGCTGGACCAGACCAGCACCGTCGTCTTCCGCTAA
- a CDS encoding GntR family transcriptional regulator, protein MATGTLANIGDATRKSLADVAYERLRDRLLMLDIKPGDILNDDQLAKELEVGRTPVREALKRLELDRLVITYPRRGTFATRVEVTDLAFISEIRAQLEPLAAARAARVASAATREQLRGVMRAVEGFDVKAASVVETLRLDASVHQGIYAAAANPHLEDILIRYDNLATRIWCMVLDRLPNLEHHVREHLDLLRAVIDGNEEEAAELARVHVSGFEQAVRQALFAA, encoded by the coding sequence GTGGCTACTGGAACTCTTGCGAACATCGGCGATGCCACCAGGAAATCCCTGGCTGACGTGGCTTATGAACGGTTGCGCGACCGACTCCTGATGCTTGATATCAAGCCCGGCGACATCCTCAATGACGATCAGCTTGCCAAGGAACTGGAGGTCGGGCGGACGCCTGTCCGCGAGGCACTGAAGCGCTTGGAACTCGATCGTCTGGTCATTACCTATCCGCGGCGCGGAACGTTCGCCACCCGGGTTGAAGTGACGGACCTGGCCTTTATCTCCGAAATCCGGGCCCAACTCGAGCCGCTCGCGGCGGCCCGGGCCGCGCGGGTCGCTTCTGCCGCCACCCGGGAGCAGTTGCGGGGTGTCATGCGGGCGGTGGAGGGCTTTGACGTCAAAGCCGCCTCAGTTGTGGAGACCTTGCGCCTGGATGCCAGCGTTCACCAGGGCATCTACGCTGCGGCTGCGAACCCTCACCTCGAGGACATCCTTATCCGCTACGACAACCTGGCTACGCGTATCTGGTGCATGGTGCTGGATCGCTTGCCGAACCTCGAACACCATGTGCGCGAGCACCTCGACCTGCTGCGTGCAGTCATCGACGGCAATGAAGAAGAGGCCGCGGAGCTTGCCCGGGTCCACGTCAGCGGATTCGAGCAGGCGGTTCGTCAGGCGCTGTTCGCGGCCTAG
- the pdxS gene encoding pyridoxal 5'-phosphate synthase lyase subunit PdxS, with the protein MAEMLKGGVIMDVVNVEQARIAEDAGAVAVMALERVPADIRAQGGVSRMSDPDMIDQIIAAVSIPVMAKARIGHFVEAQVLQSLGVDYIDESEVLTPADYINHIDKWNFTVPFVCGATNLGEALRRINEGAAMIRSKGEAGTGDVSNATGHMRKIRAEIAKLSALPEDELYVAAKELQAPYELVKEVAATGKLPVVLFTAGGIATPADAAMMMQLGADGVFVGSGIFKSGNPAERAAAVVKATAYYDDPDVIAKVSRGLGEAMVGINVDDIPQPHRLAERGW; encoded by the coding sequence ATGGCGGAGATGCTCAAGGGCGGCGTCATCATGGACGTCGTTAACGTCGAGCAGGCCCGCATCGCCGAGGACGCCGGTGCCGTGGCTGTCATGGCGCTGGAGCGTGTTCCGGCTGATATCCGCGCCCAGGGTGGCGTGTCCCGCATGTCCGATCCGGACATGATTGATCAGATCATTGCCGCGGTGTCCATTCCGGTGATGGCCAAGGCCCGTATCGGTCACTTCGTTGAGGCCCAGGTCCTGCAATCGTTGGGTGTGGACTACATCGATGAGTCCGAGGTCCTGACCCCGGCGGATTACATCAACCACATCGACAAGTGGAACTTCACCGTTCCCTTCGTTTGTGGTGCCACCAACCTCGGTGAGGCGCTGCGCCGCATCAACGAAGGTGCTGCGATGATCCGTTCCAAGGGCGAGGCCGGTACCGGCGATGTGTCCAACGCGACCGGTCACATGCGCAAGATCCGCGCTGAGATCGCGAAGCTTTCGGCCCTTCCCGAGGACGAGCTCTACGTTGCGGCCAAGGAGCTGCAGGCCCCGTACGAGTTGGTGAAGGAAGTCGCCGCGACGGGCAAGCTTCCGGTGGTGCTGTTCACCGCCGGTGGCATCGCGACCCCGGCTGACGCTGCGATGATGATGCAGCTCGGCGCGGACGGTGTGTTTGTCGGTTCGGGAATCTTCAAGTCCGGCAACCCGGCAGAGCGCGCCGCCGCCGTCGTCAAGGCCACTGCCTACTACGACGATCCTGACGTGATCGCCAAGGTCTCCCGCGGCCTGGGCGAAGCGATGGTCGGCATCAACGTCGACGACATCCCACAGCCGCACCGCCTCGCAGAGCGGGGGTGGTAG
- a CDS encoding LysR family transcriptional regulator yields the protein MIDQRLITLRVFARCGTVGATAELTGYSPSAVSAQLRELQRVLGMQLLTKDGRGVRLTATGRFLVNGSDSLIAEWESLRAAAMEAGDQVQSHFGLGGFSTAAAQLLAPLAATLRASRPHLEVQVLEANPSRCFDLLVAERIDLAVIVAMQSDTYGEDDPRFEQTVLLDDPLDVIIPGDHPLAARQTVTLEELASEPWITEAAGSTYHSLFTAAFTAVGVTPRIAHEAVEWETQIAFVGAGLGVGLLPRLAPLHNAENVVRLRITGKGKPARRIVAAVRRGSIASPLIKESLEILQKRAQRILTARPEDEA from the coding sequence ATGATCGATCAGAGGCTGATTACCCTGCGCGTGTTCGCCCGCTGCGGCACTGTTGGGGCCACAGCCGAACTCACGGGATATTCCCCTTCCGCCGTCTCCGCGCAGCTTCGTGAACTCCAGCGCGTGCTGGGAATGCAGCTGCTCACCAAGGACGGCCGGGGCGTGCGGCTGACGGCCACGGGACGCTTTCTGGTCAACGGTTCAGACAGCCTGATCGCCGAATGGGAGAGCCTGCGGGCAGCGGCCATGGAAGCCGGCGACCAGGTGCAGTCGCATTTCGGCCTGGGTGGATTCTCGACGGCGGCGGCCCAGTTGCTCGCGCCCCTCGCCGCTACGCTGCGCGCCAGCCGCCCTCATTTGGAGGTGCAGGTTCTGGAGGCAAATCCGTCACGGTGCTTCGACTTGCTGGTGGCAGAGCGCATTGACCTCGCCGTCATAGTTGCCATGCAGTCCGACACATACGGCGAAGACGACCCCCGCTTCGAACAAACGGTCCTCCTGGACGATCCCTTGGATGTCATCATTCCCGGAGACCACCCCTTGGCAGCACGCCAAACCGTGACGCTTGAAGAGTTGGCGTCGGAGCCTTGGATCACGGAGGCCGCAGGGTCTACTTACCACTCGCTGTTCACCGCGGCCTTCACCGCCGTCGGCGTGACACCACGGATCGCTCACGAGGCCGTTGAGTGGGAAACCCAGATCGCCTTCGTAGGGGCAGGGCTCGGCGTCGGCCTGCTGCCGCGGTTGGCGCCGCTGCACAACGCCGAAAATGTGGTCCGGTTGCGCATAACCGGCAAAGGAAAACCGGCCCGCCGCATCGTGGCGGCCGTACGCAGGGGCAGCATCGCTTCGCCCCTTATTAAGGAGTCATTGGAAATCCTGCAGAAGAGGGCCCAACGCATCCTCACTGCCAGGCCGGAAGACGAGGCCTGA
- a CDS encoding aromatic ring-hydroxylating oxygenase subunit alpha — translation MTAQVNAPLNSRGKLASTLPAEQLAEISALFEFRRTGYSLDAPFYTDPTIFKIDMEAIFGQHWIFAGSVAELPEPGDYITVDYGPYSLIVLRNDDGDVNVLHNVCRHRGARVLTEAAGSTGNLVCGYHSWTYSPEGNLIHASAPGEAKFDKNCFALKRAHSREVAGLIFVCIADEPPTDFDETSKIFEPYLAPHDLAKTKIAYQQNIIEEGNWKLVMENNRECYHCDGHPELACSLFPTWGLTEGLIPTHLEEVWDRNKEAQSSLEERCRRYGLPYEVVEELDTRIAGIRISRESLDGEGESFSADGRRLSKKLLGDLPDFRLGRCSMHLQPNSWFHFLGDHVITFGVFPINEHQSLVRTTWLVADDAVEGVDYDLDKLTYTWKQTNIQDKAFVELCQTGAGSPAYEPGPYMKSEYQVEAFINWYVQRVQEHLA, via the coding sequence ATGACTGCTCAAGTGAACGCGCCCCTGAATTCACGCGGAAAACTCGCCTCGACATTGCCTGCGGAGCAGCTGGCCGAGATCAGCGCACTGTTCGAGTTCCGGCGCACCGGCTACTCCCTCGACGCCCCCTTCTACACGGACCCCACGATCTTCAAGATCGACATGGAAGCCATCTTCGGCCAGCACTGGATCTTCGCCGGAAGCGTTGCCGAACTGCCGGAGCCGGGAGACTACATCACGGTGGACTACGGCCCGTACTCGCTGATCGTCCTCCGCAACGACGACGGCGACGTCAACGTCCTGCACAACGTATGCCGCCACCGCGGTGCCCGCGTCCTTACCGAAGCCGCCGGTTCCACCGGAAACCTGGTCTGTGGCTACCACTCCTGGACCTACTCGCCGGAAGGCAACCTGATCCACGCTTCCGCCCCGGGAGAAGCCAAGTTCGACAAGAACTGCTTCGCCCTCAAGCGCGCCCACAGCCGTGAGGTTGCCGGCCTCATCTTTGTCTGCATCGCGGACGAGCCACCCACCGACTTCGACGAGACCTCCAAGATCTTCGAGCCCTACCTGGCACCCCACGATCTCGCCAAGACGAAGATTGCCTACCAGCAAAACATCATCGAAGAGGGCAACTGGAAGCTCGTCATGGAGAACAACCGTGAGTGCTACCACTGTGACGGGCACCCGGAGCTCGCTTGTTCCCTCTTCCCCACCTGGGGCCTGACCGAGGGACTCATCCCGACCCACCTTGAAGAGGTGTGGGACCGCAACAAGGAAGCCCAGTCCTCCCTGGAAGAGCGCTGCCGCCGCTACGGCCTTCCTTACGAGGTGGTCGAGGAGCTCGATACCCGCATCGCCGGAATCCGTATCTCGCGCGAATCCCTGGACGGCGAGGGCGAATCGTTCTCCGCCGATGGCCGCCGCCTTTCCAAGAAGCTGCTGGGCGACCTGCCCGACTTCCGCCTCGGCCGTTGCTCGATGCACCTGCAGCCCAACAGCTGGTTCCACTTCCTGGGAGACCACGTCATCACCTTCGGCGTCTTCCCCATCAACGAACACCAGTCCCTGGTCCGCACCACCTGGCTCGTTGCCGATGACGCAGTTGAAGGCGTGGACTACGACCTCGACAAGCTCACCTACACCTGGAAGCAGACCAACATCCAGGACAAGGCATTCGTCGAACTGTGCCAGACCGGCGCGGGCAGCCCTGCCTACGAGCCCGGCCCCTACATGAAGAGCGAATACCAGGTTGAGGCCTTCATCAACTGGTACGTGCAGCGCGTGCAGGAGCACTTGGCATGA
- a CDS encoding ferredoxin reductase encodes MIELLTETAIQEPQRIRGLEMPWNRVMGSTEAPARAARALGPWHPQEFMAECVETVPEAGGLMTFVFRRCDGAPLAFRAGQYVNIAFPVNGEDQDPVDRSYSLSSSPTEPWTFSISVKRDAGGLVSPWVHENVKPGTVLEMLGPVGAFHLPDADRRARYLLLAAGAGITPIMSMVRTIHSLPGHADVVVLYHGAEAGGFAFHRELAYIASVDSRIRVFYSLGDRNKPEDWEGLSGRLTSAMIDEVAPDANGRQVYACGPEGYLNTAAELLKKVGVDDTSIYMEFFTGDRQTLLEYAAEVALAADIAEEIAEEIADSAEDYFESQPAAFGLYEPGYDADGTLEATGLPLEALDAEPSGSAADAGPVASPEPEAATPDASSFDTVGTGSLTLSFLRTGVNVRIDPSEHILEVAQRAGVRIGANCKEGMCGSCKVVKLSGEVEMNHQGGIRKREIDAGKFLPCCSTATTDMVIDA; translated from the coding sequence ATGATTGAACTCCTCACTGAAACGGCCATTCAGGAGCCACAGCGGATCCGCGGCCTTGAGATGCCATGGAACCGGGTCATGGGCAGCACCGAGGCACCCGCCCGCGCTGCCCGCGCCCTGGGCCCGTGGCACCCGCAGGAGTTCATGGCCGAGTGCGTGGAAACCGTACCCGAAGCAGGCGGGCTCATGACGTTCGTGTTCCGCCGCTGCGACGGAGCTCCCCTTGCGTTCCGTGCAGGGCAGTACGTCAACATCGCCTTCCCAGTGAACGGCGAGGACCAGGACCCGGTGGACCGCAGCTACTCGCTGTCCAGCTCGCCCACTGAACCCTGGACCTTCAGCATCAGCGTCAAGCGCGACGCCGGCGGCCTGGTGTCGCCGTGGGTACATGAGAACGTCAAGCCCGGTACGGTCCTGGAGATGCTCGGGCCGGTGGGAGCCTTCCACCTGCCCGACGCCGACCGGCGCGCGCGGTACCTCCTGCTGGCTGCCGGCGCGGGCATTACGCCCATCATGTCCATGGTGCGGACCATCCACTCACTGCCCGGGCATGCCGACGTCGTAGTCCTCTACCACGGGGCGGAGGCAGGCGGCTTCGCCTTCCACCGCGAGCTGGCCTACATCGCCTCCGTGGATTCGCGGATCCGGGTGTTCTACTCCCTGGGTGACCGCAACAAGCCCGAAGATTGGGAAGGTCTCAGCGGCCGCCTGACCTCAGCCATGATCGATGAAGTGGCCCCCGACGCCAACGGACGACAGGTGTACGCCTGCGGTCCCGAGGGCTACCTGAACACGGCCGCGGAGCTCCTGAAAAAGGTGGGAGTGGACGACACCTCCATCTACATGGAGTTCTTCACGGGTGACCGCCAGACTCTCCTCGAATACGCAGCCGAAGTGGCCCTGGCCGCAGACATCGCAGAGGAAATTGCCGAGGAAATCGCCGACTCGGCGGAGGACTACTTCGAAAGCCAGCCCGCGGCTTTCGGGCTGTACGAGCCCGGCTACGACGCCGACGGAACCTTGGAAGCCACAGGACTGCCGCTCGAAGCGCTCGACGCCGAACCGTCAGGTTCCGCTGCCGACGCCGGCCCGGTCGCCTCGCCGGAGCCAGAGGCCGCAACTCCTGATGCCTCGAGTTTCGACACCGTGGGAACAGGCAGCCTCACCCTTTCCTTCCTGCGCACCGGCGTTAATGTGCGGATCGACCCCAGCGAGCACATCCTGGAGGTGGCCCAGCGGGCCGGCGTCCGGATCGGTGCCAACTGCAAGGAAGGGATGTGCGGGTCCTGCAAGGTGGTCAAGCTGTCAGGCGAGGTTGAGATGAACCACCAAGGCGGTATCCGGAAAAGGGAAATCGACGCCGGCAAGTTCCTGCCGTGCTGCTCCACGGCAACCACGGACATGGTGATCGACGCCTAA
- a CDS encoding response regulator transcription factor family protein gives MSQLSTIPWQLLDAIAGLSQAPLSRIADSLRTALSPYASTSALVIFTEDCTGRPQKKAGDEEIVSRVSIPEMDDVRAVMDGKGPWRTRSVIAGQERDILALTYPPSNALLVLTDPQPTLDDEALRVLTYLWELTAARIQEKVSDAPPSYLLESRAASAERIRVTAELVDQHSTTLETVLAALRSNSMDDHAARSFVTDLTVKALISLRTLNDRTSDLVEEPVSSAFERLREDLRPLMHFSNIDIQFIEPPANGRALPGEVAHAARAVVRGLVLAIAEQPDVHRVRAQWDCDGENLLINVRDDGRGELSAEAPNMERLRQKVQALNGKMSVDVMQGWGADISVVLPLDPPAAPAGDVAEWGLAARELEVLQFLAAGQRNRAIAAELSISENTVKFHLRNLFRKLNVRSRTEAIALAHSAGLR, from the coding sequence ATGTCGCAGCTCTCCACCATTCCCTGGCAGCTTCTGGACGCCATAGCCGGGCTCTCCCAAGCACCACTGTCACGAATAGCCGACAGCCTGCGGACTGCTCTTTCGCCATACGCCAGCACCAGCGCACTGGTGATCTTCACCGAAGACTGCACGGGCCGGCCTCAAAAGAAGGCCGGCGACGAAGAAATCGTCAGCAGGGTCTCCATCCCCGAAATGGACGATGTCCGGGCGGTCATGGACGGGAAGGGGCCGTGGCGTACGCGCTCCGTGATCGCCGGACAGGAACGCGACATCCTGGCCCTCACCTACCCGCCCAGCAACGCCCTCTTGGTTTTAACGGATCCCCAGCCCACGCTGGACGACGAAGCGCTGCGGGTCCTCACCTACCTTTGGGAACTCACAGCGGCCCGAATCCAAGAGAAGGTCAGTGACGCACCGCCGTCGTATCTTTTGGAATCCCGGGCCGCGTCAGCGGAACGGATCCGCGTGACGGCCGAATTGGTGGACCAGCACTCCACCACCCTCGAAACAGTGCTTGCAGCATTGCGGTCCAACTCCATGGATGACCACGCAGCCCGGTCCTTCGTGACGGACCTGACCGTCAAGGCGCTGATCAGCCTCCGGACCCTGAACGACCGCACAAGCGATCTGGTGGAAGAACCTGTCAGCTCGGCCTTCGAAAGGCTTCGCGAAGACCTCCGTCCGCTGATGCACTTCAGCAACATCGATATCCAGTTCATCGAACCACCCGCCAACGGGCGTGCGCTCCCTGGGGAAGTCGCCCATGCAGCCAGGGCGGTGGTTCGCGGCCTGGTCCTGGCGATCGCCGAACAACCTGACGTTCACCGTGTCCGGGCCCAATGGGACTGCGACGGGGAGAACCTGCTGATCAACGTGCGGGATGACGGACGCGGCGAATTGTCAGCCGAGGCTCCCAACATGGAACGGCTCCGCCAGAAGGTGCAGGCCCTCAACGGCAAGATGAGCGTGGATGTCATGCAGGGGTGGGGAGCCGACATCTCCGTGGTGCTGCCGCTGGATCCGCCAGCTGCGCCTGCGGGAGACGTTGCAGAGTGGGGCCTGGCCGCAAGGGAACTGGAAGTCCTTCAGTTCCTGGCCGCAGGGCAACGGAACCGTGCCATCGCTGCGGAACTGAGCATCAGCGAAAACACGGTGAAATTCCATCTCCGGAACCTCTTCCGGAAGTTAAACGTCCGGTCCCGCACTGAGGCCATTGCTCTGGCCCACAGTGCGGGACTCCGGTAA
- the hxlB gene encoding 6-phospho-3-hexuloisomerase → MHVIAEQTATSSDSVAGNSSLILDELARIASGLDFGQLARLADKVSGAERVFLAGAGRSGLVLRMAAMRLMHLGLTVHVAGDTTTPAITEGDLLLVASGSGTTSGVVKAAETALAAGAGVAAVTTNPSSALAGLADALVVIPAAQKTDHGSAVSRQYSGSLFEQSLFLVTESVFQTLWEATAEPAEKLWLRHANLE, encoded by the coding sequence GTGCACGTCATCGCAGAACAAACGGCAACCTCGAGTGACAGCGTCGCCGGCAACTCGTCCCTGATCCTCGATGAGCTTGCCCGCATCGCTTCCGGCCTGGACTTCGGACAGCTCGCACGACTTGCGGACAAAGTCAGCGGAGCCGAACGGGTCTTCCTGGCAGGCGCGGGCCGGAGTGGGCTTGTGCTTCGCATGGCGGCGATGCGGCTGATGCACCTGGGCTTGACGGTCCACGTGGCAGGCGACACCACAACCCCCGCCATCACAGAAGGTGACCTGCTGCTGGTGGCCTCGGGTTCCGGGACCACGTCCGGGGTGGTCAAAGCAGCCGAGACCGCACTCGCGGCCGGGGCCGGGGTAGCTGCAGTGACCACCAACCCCTCGTCCGCCCTGGCAGGGCTGGCCGATGCGCTTGTGGTTATTCCGGCTGCGCAAAAGACCGACCACGGTTCGGCTGTCTCGCGGCAATACTCCGGCAGCCTCTTTGAACAGTCCCTTTTCCTGGTGACCGAGTCGGTTTTCCAAACCCTCTGGGAAGCCACGGCCGAGCCGGCCGAGAAGCTTTGGTTGCGTCATGCCAACCTCGAGTAA